The Neobacillus sp. OS1-2 genome includes a window with the following:
- a CDS encoding type II CAAX endopeptidase family protein, translating to MKQNILNIRLLAGLILAHALLFFSFHDRVIFWYIFTGSVLVLIAFAMFQGDVDDEASFIKYLFLGVLSGLLLYLLFWIGYQTIQILHLPFEKPIKKLYRWYAPHVFWQYIALVLVAAPGEELFWRGFIQKGLLKNFKPLWSILLAAVLFASVHIYAGSFLLVFAAFVSGCVWGSLYYWKKSMPLVIVSHIIFDLMIFIIIPLT from the coding sequence ATGAAGCAAAACATTTTAAACATTCGCCTTCTAGCTGGCCTAATTCTGGCACATGCTCTACTATTTTTTTCATTTCATGATCGAGTAATTTTTTGGTACATTTTTACTGGATCAGTACTTGTATTAATAGCATTTGCCATGTTTCAAGGGGATGTGGATGATGAAGCATCCTTTATCAAATATCTGTTTCTAGGCGTCCTTTCCGGTCTATTGTTATATCTACTTTTTTGGATAGGATACCAAACCATTCAAATTCTTCATCTACCGTTTGAAAAACCAATAAAAAAACTGTACCGTTGGTATGCTCCACATGTATTTTGGCAATACATTGCCCTCGTGCTGGTTGCCGCGCCTGGTGAAGAGCTATTCTGGAGGGGATTTATTCAGAAAGGTTTATTAAAAAACTTTAAACCCCTGTGGAGTATCTTACTAGCAGCAGTACTTTTTGCATCTGTTCATATTTACGCAGGCTCATTTTTGCTTGTCTTTGCGGCCTTTGTCTCAGGCTGCGTCTGGGGTTCCCTTTATTATTGGAAAAAAAGCATGCCGCTGGTGATTGTTTCCCATATCATCTTCGATCTCATGATTTTTATCATTATTCCTTTAACATAA
- a CDS encoding DUF6254 family protein, with amino-acid sequence MSKSRSEQEREWTVRKQDQNPHGKVKSLKQLSKETGQGK; translated from the coding sequence ATGAGTAAATCACGTAGCGAACAAGAAAGAGAATGGACTGTTAGGAAACAGGATCAAAATCCTCATGGGAAAGTAAAATCCTTGAAGCAGCTGTCAAAAGAAACTGGTCAAGGGAAGTAA
- a CDS encoding DUF2187 family protein: MKIAEVGNIIEFRGGLQGIVEKVNENSVIVDLTYMDNYRDLELDQRTVVNHKNYKVVKESAYM, from the coding sequence ATGAAAATAGCAGAAGTAGGAAATATCATAGAATTCCGCGGTGGCTTGCAAGGGATTGTTGAAAAGGTAAATGAAAATTCTGTAATAGTCGACTTAACTTATATGGATAATTACCGTGATTTAGAATTAGATCAGCGGACAGTTGTCAACCATAAAAACTATAAAGTCGTAAAAGAAAGCGCTTATATGTAA
- a CDS encoding MoxR family ATPase codes for MALLEKISQLKQEIGKVMVGKEIEVELMAISLLFNGHILLESVPGTGKTLLTKSFASAIGGRFSRIQFTPDVLPSDVTGIQFFNPKIHEFELRPGPICANIVLADEINRATPRTQSSLLEVMEERQVTIDGITVPMEEPFIVIATQNPVESQQGTFSLPVAQMDRFFIKINVGYPDYEDEKRILRIHRREVKRNTIAQVFSLTEIDQLKKAINEIYISDDLEDYILSIARKTREHNSIELGVSPRGTLALMKAAQGKAILNDRTYVTPDDVKAVAPYVLGHRIILSMEGSLTKTSESIIGEILVSIPAPAEKGANE; via the coding sequence ATGGCCTTACTAGAAAAGATCTCTCAATTAAAGCAGGAGATTGGTAAAGTGATGGTTGGAAAAGAGATAGAAGTTGAATTAATGGCGATCTCGTTATTATTTAATGGTCATATTTTACTTGAGAGTGTACCTGGAACAGGTAAAACACTACTCACAAAAAGCTTTGCTTCCGCCATTGGCGGGAGGTTTTCCCGTATCCAGTTTACCCCAGATGTTCTTCCAAGTGATGTCACCGGGATTCAATTTTTTAATCCAAAGATTCATGAGTTTGAACTGCGCCCTGGGCCCATTTGTGCAAACATTGTCTTAGCTGATGAGATTAATCGGGCAACACCAAGGACACAGTCAAGTTTATTAGAGGTAATGGAAGAGCGGCAAGTAACCATTGATGGTATAACCGTTCCCATGGAAGAACCTTTTATAGTGATTGCGACACAAAATCCTGTAGAATCCCAACAAGGAACCTTTTCATTGCCTGTTGCGCAAATGGATCGTTTTTTTATCAAGATTAATGTAGGTTATCCCGATTATGAGGATGAAAAAAGGATCTTGCGAATACATCGCAGGGAAGTAAAAAGGAATACTATAGCACAGGTGTTTTCTCTGACGGAAATTGATCAATTAAAAAAAGCGATTAATGAAATATATATTTCAGACGATCTTGAAGATTACATTTTATCGATTGCAAGAAAAACCCGAGAACATAATAGCATTGAGTTGGGTGTCAGCCCACGAGGAACCTTAGCGCTAATGAAAGCTGCTCAAGGAAAGGCTATATTGAACGATCGTACATATGTTACCCCGGATGATGTAAAGGCGGTTGCTCCATACGTCCTAGGCCACAGAATTATTCTCTCAATGGAAGGGTCATTAACAAAGACATCAGAATCGATTATTGGTGAAATCCTTGTTTCCATCCCTGCACCAGCTGAAAAGGGTGCAAATGAATGA
- a CDS encoding DUF58 domain-containing protein: protein MSWNTYSIDDRKLTVITGLAIVLIIVSLYIQSKLVLFLSIFILTVLSCNQFYLKRVGKQLFFENIAEKHRYFVNDKGQWTITIRNEGYPILNAKLKIYFDQCVIPEGKTLEPNLSLNEISLRFSIFARQTKQIIVPFSANRRGIAQIHKLEFRIPSLLGFGETVLESKWYLNQLAVVYPEPIPVKGLKEQLSVHQGIYSAPSSYYEDRLGPTGTRNYISSDSFNRIHWKASARKQELQTMIYEKISEKGWMIALNISDGHSITGNLEKLLSSITEMAYFAYKNQIPFSLCINVRTAGSTPFLYLPKGEGKEHLQTVLETIASISSQNISLPYEQMLSFYSKHLEYQPIFIHAGIRRDDTNRLLLNLSNKGGKLFNLKIEEDHGLLSELDIHHERRALLC from the coding sequence ATGAGTTGGAATACGTATTCGATAGATGATCGAAAGCTTACGGTAATTACCGGCTTGGCCATTGTTCTCATTATTGTAAGCCTCTATATCCAGTCAAAATTAGTATTGTTTCTTTCCATCTTTATTCTTACGGTCCTAAGCTGTAATCAATTTTATTTAAAAAGAGTCGGAAAGCAGTTGTTTTTCGAAAATATCGCTGAAAAACATCGGTATTTCGTGAACGATAAAGGGCAATGGACAATAACGATTCGAAATGAAGGCTACCCCATTTTAAATGCTAAGTTAAAAATATACTTTGATCAATGCGTGATTCCTGAGGGAAAGACCTTGGAGCCCAATCTTTCGCTCAATGAAATTTCTCTTCGATTTTCGATTTTCGCAAGACAAACCAAACAAATCATTGTCCCATTTTCGGCAAACAGAAGGGGAATTGCCCAAATCCATAAACTCGAATTCCGTATCCCAAGTTTATTAGGGTTTGGGGAAACGGTGCTGGAATCTAAATGGTATTTAAACCAGCTGGCTGTAGTTTATCCAGAACCTATTCCCGTTAAAGGATTAAAGGAACAGTTGTCTGTTCATCAAGGAATATATAGTGCCCCTTCCTCTTACTATGAGGATCGATTGGGACCAACAGGTACAAGAAACTATATTTCGTCAGACAGCTTTAACCGGATTCATTGGAAAGCAAGTGCCAGAAAACAAGAATTGCAAACGATGATCTATGAAAAAATTTCTGAAAAGGGCTGGATGATTGCCTTAAATATCTCCGACGGTCATTCGATAACAGGTAACCTTGAAAAATTGCTTAGTAGTATAACCGAGATGGCATATTTTGCATATAAAAATCAAATTCCTTTTTCCCTCTGCATTAATGTACGAACAGCAGGAAGTACCCCATTTCTTTATCTTCCAAAGGGAGAAGGAAAAGAGCATTTGCAAACTGTCTTGGAAACCATCGCATCCATCAGTAGCCAAAATATAAGTTTACCATATGAACAGATGCTTTCTTTCTATAGTAAACATTTGGAATATCAGCCCATTTTCATCCACGCTGGAATTAGGAGAGATGATACGAATCGATTGCTCCTAAACTTGTCCAATAAAGGTGGGAAATTGTTTAATCTAAAAATTGAAGAGGATCATGGATTACTAAGTGAATTAGATATTCATCATGAACGAAGGGCGCTGTTATGTTGA
- a CDS encoding glycerol-3-phosphate responsive antiterminator → MEQKILPASANMKEFERFLQSSYEIGVFLDMHVAQLKNINMMAKQKGKKMIYHVDLIHGIKNDEFATEYICQEFKPYGLISTKASVILKAKQKGVIAVQRIFLIDTHAIEKSYKLIEKTRPDYIEVLPGAMPWMITEIKERVKTPIFAGGLIRTAEEVQAALDAGADAITTSKRELWEAYVKQG, encoded by the coding sequence ATGGAACAAAAGATATTACCTGCTTCAGCAAACATGAAGGAATTCGAACGTTTTTTGCAAAGCTCATACGAAATTGGTGTTTTTCTAGATATGCACGTTGCACAATTAAAAAACATTAACATGATGGCCAAGCAAAAAGGAAAGAAAATGATTTATCATGTTGATTTAATCCATGGCATTAAAAATGATGAATTTGCTACAGAGTACATCTGCCAAGAGTTTAAGCCCTACGGTTTAATTTCAACGAAGGCTAGTGTTATTTTAAAAGCGAAGCAAAAAGGGGTTATCGCTGTCCAAAGAATCTTTCTGATCGATACACATGCGATTGAAAAAAGCTATAAGTTGATTGAGAAAACCCGTCCGGATTATATTGAAGTGCTCCCAGGTGCAATGCCTTGGATGATTACAGAAATAAAAGAACGGGTTAAAACCCCCATTTTTGCCGGTGGGCTAATTAGAACGGCAGAAGAAGTTCAGGCTGCATTAGATGCTGGGGCAGATGCGATTACTACTTCTAAGAGAGAGCTGTGGGAAGCTTATGTTAAACAAGGTTAA
- a CDS encoding MIP/aquaporin family protein, translating into MSPFVGELIGTMILIVFGAGIGAGSSLKKSYSNNAGWIVITIAWGLAVTMGVFAVGSVSGAHLNPAVTVALALNGDFPWSEVPGYIVAQMIGAIIGAVLVYLHYLPHWKATDDPATKLGVFATSPAIPHTFSNLLSEIFGTFILVLGLLFIGANKFTEGLNPLAVGLLIVVIGMSLGGTTGYAINPARDLGPRIAHFLLPIPGKGGSNWGYSWIPVVGPILGGCLGAVFYKAVFIGKVTGSLWVVLAVLIGILILAYAASKKQTTAINQSGQAA; encoded by the coding sequence ATGTCACCATTTGTTGGGGAATTGATTGGAACAATGATTCTAATCGTATTTGGTGCCGGTATTGGAGCTGGTTCTTCTTTAAAGAAGTCATATTCCAATAACGCTGGTTGGATTGTTATTACTATTGCTTGGGGGCTTGCAGTCACAATGGGGGTTTTTGCTGTTGGTTCTGTCAGTGGTGCCCATTTAAATCCAGCTGTAACGGTAGCTTTAGCGTTAAATGGAGATTTTCCGTGGTCTGAGGTGCCAGGTTATATTGTTGCACAGATGATTGGTGCAATCATAGGAGCAGTACTTGTTTATTTACATTACTTACCGCATTGGAAGGCGACAGATGATCCGGCTACAAAGCTTGGTGTGTTTGCTACAAGTCCTGCCATCCCGCATACGTTTTCAAATCTTTTAAGTGAAATCTTTGGTACCTTTATTCTAGTACTTGGTCTATTATTTATTGGGGCAAATAAATTTACAGAGGGATTAAATCCATTAGCTGTAGGATTATTAATTGTTGTAATTGGTATGTCTTTAGGCGGAACCACAGGGTATGCGATTAATCCGGCACGTGATCTTGGCCCACGTATCGCCCACTTCCTGTTACCAATTCCTGGTAAGGGTGGTTCCAATTGGGGTTATTCATGGATACCAGTAGTCGGCCCGATTCTGGGAGGGTGTTTAGGAGCAGTATTTTACAAGGCTGTCTTTATTGGAAAAGTGACGGGATCGCTTTGGGTAGTGTTAGCAGTTTTGATCGGTATCCTAATACTTGCATATGCAGCAAGTAAAAAGCAGACTACTGCGATCAATCAATCAGGCCAAGCGGCTTAA
- the glpK gene encoding glycerol kinase GlpK has product MEKYILSLDQGTTSSRAIIFNKSGEIVHTAQKEFTQHFPKPGWVEHNANEIWGSILSVIAGVLSESGIKPEQIAGIGITNQRETAVVWDKETGDPIYNAIVWQSRQTSEICDELKEKGYNDLFREKTGLLIDAYFSGTKVKWILDNVEGAREKANEGKLLFGTIDTWLIWKLSGGRAHVTDYTNASRTLMFNIHELKWDEELLEILSVPKSMLPEVRQSSEVYANTVDYHFFGKEIPIAGVAGDQQAALFGQACFEKGMAKNTYGTGCFMLMNTGEKAVQSKHGLLTTIAWGLNGKVEYALEGSIFVAGSAVQWLRDGLRLIQDAPHSEKLAVQVESTDGVYVVPAFVGLGTPYWDSDVRGAVFGLTRGTSKEHFVRATLESLAYQTKDVLSAMEADSGIELKTLRVDGGAVKNNFLMDFQSDILNVPVERPIINETTALGAAYLAGLAVGFWKDQEEISTQWAIDKQFTANMTEESRNDLYDGWKKAVKAAMAFK; this is encoded by the coding sequence ATGGAAAAGTATATTTTATCTTTAGATCAAGGAACTACAAGTTCAAGGGCAATCATTTTTAATAAAAGTGGCGAAATTGTTCACACAGCGCAAAAAGAATTTACACAGCATTTTCCAAAGCCGGGCTGGGTTGAGCACAATGCTAATGAAATCTGGGGGTCAATCCTGTCCGTGATTGCCGGGGTTTTATCCGAATCAGGCATTAAACCTGAACAAATTGCGGGAATTGGCATTACCAATCAACGGGAAACTGCTGTTGTCTGGGATAAAGAAACTGGTGATCCAATTTACAATGCAATTGTATGGCAATCAAGGCAAACAAGTGAAATTTGTGATGAGTTAAAAGAAAAAGGCTATAATGACCTTTTCCGCGAAAAGACAGGCTTACTGATTGATGCCTATTTCTCTGGTACAAAAGTGAAATGGATCCTTGACAATGTTGAGGGTGCACGTGAAAAGGCGAATGAAGGGAAATTGTTGTTTGGAACGATTGACACGTGGCTAATTTGGAAACTCTCCGGCGGTCGTGCTCATGTTACAGATTACACGAATGCATCACGGACCTTAATGTTTAATATTCATGAACTCAAATGGGATGAAGAATTATTAGAAATTTTAAGTGTTCCTAAATCCATGCTTCCGGAGGTTCGTCAGTCCTCTGAAGTTTACGCCAACACTGTTGATTATCACTTCTTTGGCAAGGAAATACCGATTGCCGGAGTTGCCGGTGATCAGCAGGCCGCATTATTTGGTCAAGCATGTTTCGAAAAAGGTATGGCTAAAAATACTTATGGCACTGGCTGTTTTATGTTAATGAATACTGGTGAAAAGGCAGTTCAATCTAAGCATGGTCTATTAACCACCATTGCTTGGGGATTAAACGGTAAGGTGGAGTATGCGCTAGAAGGGAGTATTTTCGTAGCGGGATCCGCAGTTCAATGGCTTCGTGATGGATTAAGATTAATCCAAGATGCTCCACATAGCGAAAAATTGGCTGTCCAGGTAGAATCGACAGATGGTGTATATGTTGTTCCAGCATTTGTTGGACTGGGTACACCATACTGGGATAGTGATGTCCGAGGAGCAGTGTTTGGTTTAACGCGCGGAACATCGAAAGAACATTTTGTCCGTGCTACGCTTGAATCACTTGCGTATCAAACAAAGGATGTTTTATCAGCCATGGAAGCTGATTCAGGTATCGAACTTAAAACACTTCGCGTCGATGGTGGGGCTGTTAAAAATAATTTCTTAATGGATTTCCAAAGTGATATCCTGAATGTACCGGTAGAAAGACCAATAATCAATGAAACCACTGCTCTAGGGGCAGCATACTTAGCAGGGTTGGCAGTTGGTTTTTGGAAAGACCAGGAGGAAATTTCAACACAATGGGCAATTGACAAACAGTTTACCGCAAACATGACAGAAGAAAGTCGTAATGATTTATATGATGGCTGGAAAAAAGCTGTAAAGGCGGCAATGGCCTTTAAATAA
- a CDS encoding glycerol-3-phosphate dehydrogenase/oxidase: MKFSNLNRNEIVNKLKSEQYDVLIIGGGITGAGIALDATVRGMHTALVEMQDFAAGTSSRSTKLVHGGLRYLKQFEVKMVAEVGKERAIVYENGPHVTTPEWMLLPLHKGGSFGKFSTSIGLRVYDFLAGVKKTERRTMLSIDETLAKEPLIKKNGLKGGGYYVEYRTDDARLTIEVMKAAVSKGAVACNYTKVMKLIYENGKVVGVLVEDQLTGEKYQVYAKKIVNAAGPWVDSIREMDQSKKGKTLQLSKGVHLVIDQSRFPLKQAVYFDTPDGRMVFAIPRAGKAYVGTTDTFYDKDAINPNMTMADRSYILNAINYMFPDVKISEKDIESSWAGVRPLIYEEGKNASEISRKDEIWESQSGLITIAGGKLTGYRKMAETIVDVLADKFKQEEGKQYPACATVTMPISGGDVGGSKNFHTFVKSKIALGMEANLANEEAEELTKMYGSNVEVVFNLLKLNQSDAEKYNLPLSLLAKLVYAIEEEMVATPIDFLNRRTGAILFNIDLVNKWKKQVVDYMTDKLNWTEKDKNKYSLLLEDAIKATVIPVDEQKEFPRAVGEI; this comes from the coding sequence ATGAAATTTTCTAATTTAAATCGGAATGAAATTGTCAATAAGTTAAAAAGTGAACAATATGATGTACTGATAATTGGTGGAGGCATTACAGGTGCTGGCATTGCTCTTGATGCCACAGTAAGGGGAATGCATACAGCTCTTGTTGAAATGCAGGATTTTGCAGCTGGTACTTCAAGCAGATCCACAAAGTTAGTCCATGGCGGACTTAGGTACCTAAAACAATTTGAGGTGAAAATGGTTGCTGAAGTTGGGAAAGAGCGTGCCATCGTCTATGAAAACGGCCCACATGTGACAACACCGGAATGGATGCTACTACCGTTGCATAAAGGAGGGTCCTTCGGCAAATTCAGCACTTCGATTGGGTTACGGGTTTATGACTTCTTAGCAGGAGTAAAAAAAACAGAGAGAAGGACAATGTTATCAATCGACGAAACATTAGCCAAGGAGCCACTTATTAAGAAGAACGGTTTAAAGGGTGGAGGCTATTATGTTGAATACCGAACAGATGACGCCCGTCTGACGATTGAAGTAATGAAAGCGGCAGTTAGTAAAGGTGCTGTTGCCTGCAATTATACAAAAGTAATGAAGTTGATCTACGAAAATGGGAAAGTTGTAGGGGTCTTAGTAGAGGATCAGTTGACCGGGGAAAAATACCAAGTATATGCAAAGAAAATTGTCAATGCCGCTGGGCCGTGGGTTGATTCGATTCGTGAGATGGATCAATCAAAGAAAGGGAAGACATTGCAACTTTCAAAAGGGGTTCATCTTGTCATTGATCAATCTCGATTCCCGTTAAAGCAAGCTGTTTATTTTGATACGCCTGATGGAAGGATGGTCTTTGCGATCCCGCGGGCTGGTAAGGCATATGTAGGGACAACCGACACATTTTATGATAAAGATGCGATTAATCCCAATATGACAATGGCTGACCGCAGTTATATTCTTAATGCCATTAATTACATGTTCCCTGATGTGAAAATAAGCGAAAAGGATATTGAATCCAGTTGGGCTGGAGTAAGACCACTTATTTATGAAGAAGGAAAAAATGCTTCTGAAATATCCCGAAAAGATGAAATATGGGAATCACAGTCCGGTTTGATAACGATTGCGGGTGGTAAATTAACAGGGTACAGAAAAATGGCTGAAACGATTGTTGATGTATTAGCTGATAAATTTAAGCAAGAGGAAGGAAAGCAATACCCAGCATGTGCAACAGTAACGATGCCGATTTCAGGCGGAGATGTCGGTGGATCGAAAAACTTCCATACATTTGTAAAATCTAAAATTGCTCTGGGAATGGAAGCTAATTTAGCCAACGAAGAAGCAGAAGAATTAACAAAAATGTACGGATCTAACGTAGAAGTGGTTTTCAACCTGCTGAAATTAAACCAATCTGATGCGGAAAAATATAATTTGCCGCTCTCCTTGTTAGCAAAGCTTGTATATGCCATTGAAGAGGAGATGGTTGCAACACCAATTGATTTCTTAAATCGCCGAACAGGGGCCATTTTGTTTAATATTGATCTAGTGAATAAATGGAAGAAACAAGTTGTTGATTACATGACTGATAAGCTGAATTGGACGGAAAAGGATAAGAATAAATATTCGTTATTATTAGAGGATGCCATAAAGGCAACCGTAATTCCTGTAGATGAACAAAAAGAATTTCCTCGTGCTGTGGGCGAAATTTAA
- a CDS encoding phosphocarrier protein HPr yields the protein MAEKQFKVIAETGIHARPATLLVQTASRFDSEVNLEYKGKTVNLKSIMGVMSLGVGQGADIKISAQGSDANDALNALEETMKKEGLAE from the coding sequence ATGGCAGAAAAACAATTTAAGGTAATCGCAGAAACAGGTATTCATGCAAGACCGGCAACTTTATTAGTTCAAACAGCGAGCAGATTTGATTCTGAAGTTAATTTAGAATATAAAGGTAAAACCGTTAATTTAAAATCCATTATGGGCGTTATGTCACTTGGTGTTGGCCAAGGTGCTGATATTAAGATTTCGGCTCAGGGCAGCGATGCTAACGATGCGTTAAATGCATTAGAAGAAACAATGAAAAAAGAAGGTTTGGCAGAATAA